The following proteins are encoded in a genomic region of Nitrospirota bacterium:
- a CDS encoding TolC family protein, with translation MKKRTFNAIAYNLFILSLLFSITFNAAAFAYEYSLNELYEIALKNSEKIKISEEELGVSKTGKDKAVAAFLPTVTAYGQYYRYNKAKYNGLDFMNYSLSFPIQPEHTLIGGVKLEETISLGGAQFSRLDISKRMIEKSGFELYTAKETFLYDVTSWYFNVLKAKKSVTLAENNAERLKTYKKSAETKLKAGEITKTALLRAKAELSGALAELLKAQNDLSVKTSALARNIGINGDFSIAEYTTSQKTNEAEIEAILSACKTAETTCLVDAAMNERTEVKAAVSALEMTKKQITYAKSAFLPSVTLEGVYQKRDDSPSTTDTMPPETMYGAVMLSFPIFEGGLRYAEVSEAVHKKNQSELALLDLKKSLENDVEASYYTFLTLKKTLTYFKEQLDYASENYYAVTKQFNAGLATSLDVIDANNLLTLSEKQYSDAYYDLSLSTLKLKRSTGLFLKSIPTKRTD, from the coding sequence ATGAAAAAGAGGACGTTTAACGCAATAGCTTATAATCTATTCATATTGTCACTGCTCTTTAGTATTACTTTTAATGCCGCTGCTTTTGCTTACGAGTATTCACTTAATGAACTTTATGAAATAGCACTGAAAAATTCGGAGAAAATTAAAATCTCAGAAGAGGAGCTCGGTGTCTCTAAAACCGGTAAAGATAAGGCTGTGGCAGCTTTTTTACCGACTGTAACTGCATACGGACAGTATTACAGATATAACAAGGCTAAGTATAACGGCTTAGACTTCATGAATTACAGCTTAAGCTTCCCAATTCAGCCCGAACATACCCTAATTGGCGGTGTTAAACTGGAGGAGACAATATCTCTTGGCGGTGCTCAGTTTAGCCGCCTCGATATTTCAAAACGAATGATTGAAAAGTCCGGCTTTGAACTTTATACAGCGAAAGAGACTTTTTTATATGATGTGACCTCATGGTACTTTAATGTTCTTAAGGCAAAAAAGTCGGTAACACTTGCTGAAAATAATGCTGAAAGGCTAAAAACCTATAAAAAATCTGCTGAGACTAAGCTTAAAGCCGGTGAAATCACAAAAACAGCCCTTCTCAGAGCTAAGGCTGAGCTATCCGGTGCTCTGGCCGAACTCCTTAAAGCACAAAATGACCTCAGCGTTAAAACCTCAGCTCTTGCCAGAAATATCGGCATAAATGGTGACTTTTCGATTGCTGAGTACACTACTTCACAGAAAACTAATGAAGCTGAAATAGAGGCAATTCTCTCTGCCTGTAAAACAGCTGAAACCACTTGTCTTGTTGATGCCGCTATGAATGAACGGACAGAGGTGAAAGCCGCTGTGTCAGCTTTAGAGATGACTAAAAAACAAATTACTTACGCTAAAAGCGCCTTTTTGCCCTCTGTTACACTTGAGGGCGTGTATCAAAAAAGGGACGACTCTCCTTCCACCACCGACACCATGCCCCCTGAAACTATGTATGGAGCCGTTATGCTCTCTTTTCCAATCTTTGAAGGCGGTCTGAGATATGCAGAAGTTTCTGAAGCCGTACACAAGAAAAACCAAAGTGAGCTAGCCTTACTTGATTTAAAAAAATCCCTCGAAAACGACGTTGAGGCATCATATTACACGTTCCTCACGCTTAAAAAAACTCTTACATATTTCAAAGAGCAACTGGACTACGCCAGCGAAAATTATTACGCTGTTACAAAACAATTTAACGCTGGACTTGCCACAAGCCTCGATGTTATTGATGCTAATAATCTCCTGACACTTTC
- the mtaB gene encoding tRNA (N(6)-L-threonylcarbamoyladenosine(37)-C(2))-methylthiotransferase MtaB, with protein MKFSIISLGCKTNQSETATLERFFQENSHKAVSLEEHPDICIINTCTVTAKSDYQSRQLIRRALNLSGRVFVTGCYSELNKSEIMQIDSKIEIVRNNEKIDFFRGSATPSVMGLATPGVMELATSGIMELATSEVMENAEKSALSTSATRSRAFLKIQDGCNWKCSYCIITKARGASISSPKTDIVAEAAAAEYNGFNEAVLTGIHIGQYGLDLKPKVTLSILIENILQKTKKIRLRISSLEAGELDERLFELLKEDRVCKHIHIPVQSGDDEILSLMNRPHKIEKFREITERLNREIENISIGTDVIVGFPGETDAHFENTYRFLQSTPLTYLHVFPYSKRKGTAAFNMSNHIAKNIKKERALRLRALSEDFKDSYMKKQPGRTLKAIVESNDGALVLATTDNYLKVTLQNVANIPIKHKSLINLIVTAYTNNSLTGSPINII; from the coding sequence ATGAAGTTTTCAATAATCTCTTTAGGATGTAAGACAAACCAATCAGAAACTGCCACATTAGAAAGATTTTTTCAGGAAAATTCCCACAAAGCAGTATCATTAGAAGAACATCCCGACATATGTATCATTAACACTTGCACGGTTACGGCAAAGAGTGATTATCAGTCAAGACAACTAATCAGGCGGGCGCTTAACTTATCAGGAAGGGTGTTTGTAACCGGATGTTATTCGGAGCTTAATAAAAGTGAAATAATGCAGATTGATTCAAAAATTGAGATAGTACGGAATAACGAAAAAATTGATTTTTTCAGGGGGTCAGCGACCCCTAGCGTAATGGGGTTAGCAACCCCTGGCGTAATGGAGTTAGCAACCTCAGGCATAATGGAGTTAGCAACCTCAGAGGTTATGGAAAACGCTGAGAAATCAGCGCTAAGCACATCAGCAACCCGAAGCCGAGCATTTTTAAAAATTCAGGACGGCTGTAACTGGAAATGTTCTTACTGCATAATAACTAAAGCGCGAGGGGCCTCTATAAGCAGCCCAAAGACTGATATAGTGGCAGAGGCAGCGGCAGCTGAGTATAATGGCTTTAATGAAGCAGTGCTTACAGGAATTCACATAGGCCAGTACGGATTAGATTTAAAACCTAAAGTAACACTTTCAATTTTAATAGAAAATATACTGCAAAAAACAAAAAAAATCAGACTACGGATAAGCTCACTTGAGGCAGGTGAATTAGATGAGCGTTTATTTGAACTCCTTAAAGAAGACAGAGTATGCAAGCACATTCACATACCTGTTCAAAGCGGTGACGATGAAATCCTTTCACTAATGAACAGACCTCATAAAATAGAAAAGTTTAGAGAAATCACAGAACGGCTGAATCGTGAAATAGAGAATATTTCAATTGGTACGGATGTTATCGTTGGGTTTCCCGGAGAGACAGATGCCCATTTTGAAAACACGTATAGATTTCTTCAATCAACTCCATTAACATACCTTCATGTATTTCCATATTCAAAACGAAAAGGCACTGCAGCATTCAACATGTCAAACCACATAGCAAAAAACATAAAGAAAGAACGAGCATTAAGATTGAGAGCATTGTCTGAAGACTTTAAGGATTCCTATATGAAAAAACAACCAGGACGGACGCTAAAAGCTATCGTTGAGAGCAATGACGGGGCTTTGGTTTTGGCAACAACAGACAACTACCTTAAAGTAACGTTACAAAATGTCGCGAACATTCCGATAAAACACAAATCCCTTATAAATCTAATAGTTACAGCCTATACTAACAACTCACTAACCGGCAGCCCAATAAATATAATCTAA
- the miaB gene encoding tRNA (N6-isopentenyl adenosine(37)-C2)-methylthiotransferase MiaB, giving the protein MTRDKLTAYIHTWGCQMNVRDSEHIKGILKGEGYDISDTPEGASLVVLNTCSIREKAEQKFLSELGRLSLQKKKHPELKIAVSGCIAQQQGRALLKSHPSVDFSFGPQNIFGLKEFLYDENRTAFTKENYEAEDEKLQTPHRDNDLRAWVNIMYGCNNYCSYCVVPYTRGRERSRPFEHIITEIRDLAGIGYKEITLLGQNVNSYNGGCTFPELLTMISNIEGILRIRFITSHPKDLTVQLASTIGETKKICNHIHLPVQSGSSSVLARMNRKYTYEEYFCKIQLLRKHVPDIAITTDIIAGFPGETDSDHKETVRALKEIEFDGIFAFKYSQRPNTKATGMEHQLSDSIKSQRLAEILTVSDTITERINKSLEGRCFEVMTEGKNETNSENKWFGRTTSNKIVSFLPGENTERGRVVMVKIIEGFKHSLEGELVV; this is encoded by the coding sequence GTGACAAGAGATAAATTAACAGCCTACATTCATACATGGGGCTGTCAGATGAATGTCCGTGATTCGGAACACATAAAGGGTATTTTGAAAGGGGAGGGCTACGATATTTCGGATACCCCTGAGGGAGCCTCCCTAGTGGTTCTTAACACTTGCAGCATAAGAGAGAAAGCGGAACAGAAATTCCTGAGCGAGCTTGGCAGATTAAGCCTGCAAAAAAAGAAACACCCCGAGTTAAAAATAGCCGTATCCGGCTGTATTGCTCAACAGCAGGGAAGGGCGCTTTTGAAATCGCATCCGTCAGTGGATTTCTCCTTTGGCCCTCAAAACATATTTGGCCTTAAAGAATTTCTTTACGATGAAAACCGGACTGCCTTTACAAAGGAAAACTATGAAGCAGAGGATGAAAAACTTCAAACACCACACCGTGATAATGACTTGCGAGCATGGGTTAATATTATGTATGGATGTAACAACTACTGCAGCTACTGTGTTGTGCCATACACAAGGGGCAGAGAGCGCTCAAGGCCGTTTGAACACATAATAACAGAAATCAGAGACCTTGCAGGTATTGGTTATAAGGAAATCACGCTGCTTGGACAAAATGTGAATTCCTATAACGGAGGGTGCACTTTCCCAGAGCTTCTAACGATGATAAGCAATATTGAAGGGATTTTAAGAATTCGCTTTATAACATCTCACCCCAAAGACCTGACAGTTCAGTTAGCTTCAACTATTGGGGAAACCAAAAAAATCTGTAATCACATTCATCTTCCTGTCCAATCCGGCTCCAGCAGTGTGCTTGCACGTATGAACAGAAAATACACTTACGAGGAGTATTTTTGTAAGATACAGCTTCTGCGCAAACACGTACCGGACATTGCAATCACTACAGATATAATTGCAGGGTTTCCGGGAGAGACCGACTCAGACCACAAAGAGACCGTAAGGGCGCTGAAAGAAATAGAATTTGACGGCATATTTGCGTTTAAATACTCTCAAAGACCAAATACTAAGGCAACCGGCATGGAACACCAGCTCAGTGACTCAATAAAATCTCAAAGACTTGCGGAAATCCTGACTGTTTCAGATACAATCACTGAAAGGATAAATAAATCCCTTGAGGGCAGGTGCTTTGAGGTCATGACAGAGGGCAAAAATGAAACCAATTCTGAGAATAAGTGGTTTGGACGAACTACCTCAAATAAAATTGTTAGTTTCCTGCCGGGTGAAAACACTGAAAGGGGAAGAGTTGTTATGGTAAAAATCATAGAGGGCTTTAAACACTCCCTTGAAGGTGAGCTCGTTGTTTAA
- a CDS encoding tetratricopeptide repeat protein has translation MDKLKNAAVLLTVMSAMLFSCATTQSDSPNKNKLLVSHYKMGMSKINEQDFQGAQIEFKKALEIDPDDKESLNALGLTCLHFQDLKGATEAFKKAIHSDSSYSEAYNNLGITYAKSGLWEGSIHCFKKALENQFYEKPDRAYNNLGYSLYRVGKLREALNAFNESLMRNVKSSSSFVGMALVLNAMGRYGEASEKLMQALAIDPYFKGDVAKAREEFEKRRRSGNDYERRDNSDLLEILNY, from the coding sequence TTGGATAAACTAAAAAATGCAGCAGTATTACTGACGGTAATGTCAGCCATGTTATTTTCCTGCGCAACTACACAGAGTGATTCGCCAAACAAGAACAAACTCCTGGTTTCACATTATAAGATGGGAATGTCTAAGATAAACGAACAGGATTTCCAGGGAGCACAGATTGAGTTTAAGAAAGCGCTTGAAATAGACCCTGACGATAAAGAGTCACTCAATGCACTTGGCCTTACCTGTCTGCATTTTCAGGATTTGAAAGGTGCAACAGAGGCTTTTAAAAAAGCTATACATTCTGACTCCAGTTACTCTGAAGCATACAACAATTTGGGGATAACTTATGCAAAATCCGGACTATGGGAGGGATCCATACATTGCTTTAAAAAAGCGCTGGAAAACCAATTTTATGAAAAACCAGATCGAGCCTACAATAATCTCGGCTACTCTCTCTACCGGGTTGGAAAGTTGCGGGAGGCCCTGAACGCATTTAATGAATCACTGATGAGAAATGTAAAAAGCAGCAGCTCCTTTGTCGGTATGGCACTGGTACTGAACGCTATGGGACGTTACGGTGAAGCCTCAGAAAAACTCATGCAGGCTCTGGCAATAGATCCCTACTTCAAAGGTGATGTTGCTAAGGCCAGAGAGGAATTTGAAAAAAGAAGACGCTCCGGCAATGATTACGAAAGAAGAGACAACTCAGACTTGCTTGAAATACTAAATTATTAA
- a CDS encoding segregation/condensation protein A, translating into MEQELKVKLPIYEGPLDLLLSLIQKNKIDIYDIPIAFITRQYLEYLAAWTKELNVDIASEFLVMAATLIHIKSRMLLPVEHQDALDEDEDPRLELVQRLLSYQSFKEAALLLKEKESFGETCFYRDPQWIDEDTSEVKQSLFSVDLYVLLRAFSSLIDKKPVEARLITRESLTLKDKIAIIMERLEIEKEITFNDIFEETDDKVDMIVSFLALLEILRLGLACVFQEQYFGEIKIVKR; encoded by the coding sequence ATGGAACAGGAACTTAAAGTAAAACTTCCTATTTATGAAGGCCCGCTGGATCTGCTTCTTTCCCTGATTCAAAAAAACAAAATAGACATCTATGACATTCCAATAGCGTTTATCACCAGACAGTACCTTGAGTACCTTGCAGCATGGACTAAGGAGCTGAACGTGGATATAGCAAGCGAGTTTCTTGTTATGGCAGCAACCCTGATACATATAAAGTCACGAATGCTGCTGCCGGTTGAGCATCAGGACGCATTGGATGAGGATGAGGACCCGCGGCTTGAGCTTGTACAAAGGCTGCTTTCGTATCAGTCATTTAAAGAGGCGGCACTGTTACTTAAGGAAAAAGAGAGTTTTGGAGAAACCTGCTTTTACCGGGACCCTCAGTGGATTGACGAGGATACCTCAGAAGTTAAACAGTCGTTGTTCAGCGTTGACCTATATGTGCTATTAAGGGCTTTTTCCTCTTTGATAGATAAAAAACCTGTTGAAGCGAGGCTTATTACCAGAGAGAGCTTGACCTTAAAAGACAAAATTGCTATCATCATGGAGAGGCTTGAAATAGAAAAAGAAATAACCTTTAACGATATTTTTGAAGAGACAGATGATAAGGTGGATATGATAGTATCTTTCCTTGCTTTGCTGGAAATACTGAGGCTGGGGCTTGCTTGTGTTTTTCAGGAGCAATATTTCGGTGAGATTAAAATTGTTAAACGCTAA
- a CDS encoding UbiA family prenyltransferase, protein MHFIKRTGLYLKMIKFSHSVFALPFAFTSGVLACAGIPTGRQILWITAAMVSARSAAMGLNRIADRKIDALNPRTKNREIPAGAVKLAEASVFTAMFSALFVLSAYMLNPLCFKLSPVVLAVLFFYSYTKRFTWSSHLFLGIAISGAPLGAWIAIRGEFSLSILPLVFAVVFWLAGFDILYALQDVDFDKTHGLYSIPQRFGVKRAITLSRVFHLLTFILLAVTGVFFKMGFVYFIGISVVAALLIYEHSLVKPNDLSKLDMAFFNINGYISVTVFVFVLLENTVFKR, encoded by the coding sequence ATGCACTTTATAAAGCGTACCGGACTTTACCTGAAGATGATAAAGTTTTCCCACTCGGTGTTTGCCCTTCCATTTGCCTTTACCTCCGGAGTTCTTGCGTGCGCCGGGATTCCTACAGGCAGGCAAATTCTCTGGATAACGGCAGCCATGGTTAGTGCGCGCTCAGCTGCAATGGGATTAAACAGGATAGCTGACAGAAAAATTGATGCGCTAAATCCTCGCACTAAAAACCGTGAAATACCCGCTGGAGCCGTCAAACTGGCCGAAGCCTCAGTGTTTACCGCCATGTTTTCAGCCCTTTTTGTGCTCTCTGCCTACATGCTGAATCCACTATGTTTTAAACTCTCACCAGTTGTCTTAGCAGTGTTGTTTTTTTACTCATACACAAAGCGTTTTACGTGGAGTTCCCACCTGTTTCTGGGGATTGCGATATCCGGCGCTCCCCTTGGAGCATGGATAGCGATAAGGGGTGAGTTTTCTTTATCAATCTTGCCGCTGGTTTTTGCCGTAGTGTTTTGGCTTGCCGGTTTTGACATCCTGTATGCCCTTCAGGATGTTGACTTTGATAAGACACATGGCCTTTACTCCATACCGCAGAGATTTGGAGTTAAAAGAGCTATCACACTTTCAAGGGTTTTTCATCTGCTTACATTTATTTTGCTTGCAGTAACGGGAGTGTTTTTTAAGATGGGATTTGTTTACTTTATTGGAATCAGCGTTGTTGCTGCTCTTTTGATATATGAACACTCGCTGGTTAAACCCAATGATCTTAGTAAGCTTGATATGGCTTTTTTTAATATTAACGGCTATATAAGTGTCACGGTTTTTGTGTTTGTACTGCTTGAAAATACTGTATTTAAAAGATAG
- a CDS encoding GAF domain-containing protein, with protein sequence MDNQLKMVCGWCKKIRADDTSWQTIEEYFAAKGLGETTHGMCPGCSEKIFEKRVYLESYQNICKVISSSISLEETLNLIVTSIVKVMNVKASLLRLINKKSGTLDVAAHYGLSKEYVNKGSVVIDKSIEDALSGKQVSVYDITFDEDSKYHKEAKKEGISSILSIPLRFKDEIIGVLRMYTAEPRDYVEEDRKFLMAIAEQAAIVIMNAKEYETMVTREKEYLRLFREISKAVSSSLKLEEVLNSIVFKIAEAFRVKAVTIKLIDEITKKFTVVASCGLKERFFANTPLKDMNISQALRYLYLENPALPFPHEKDIRILQELNLSPVAIYDATTDSRVLNKKDIIEEGIKSILTVPIQVRDKLIGVLTIYTGWYKNFTQEETDFSSFLAEQCGIAIENARMYEKKYKEVTYLKTIQEITKLMSKHKDPNEIMDLIVKKLPEVMNTKAATIRLIDPETNKLKLMASSGLSTQYLSRGDVEGEENIKAALKGEPVAIYDVGKDPRVVYHKEAEEEGIKSLLAVPLMSYNNNTIGVLRLLTTQHRDFTKDEIDFAMALCEEVSIALENALLLKQLSQSK encoded by the coding sequence ATGGATAATCAATTAAAAATGGTCTGCGGATGGTGTAAAAAAATCAGGGCAGACGACACTTCATGGCAAACTATAGAAGAGTACTTTGCAGCTAAGGGCCTGGGTGAGACCACTCACGGAATGTGCCCTGGCTGTTCAGAGAAAATTTTTGAAAAAAGAGTGTATCTTGAAAGCTATCAAAATATATGCAAAGTCATAAGTTCAAGTATTTCTTTAGAGGAAACCCTTAATCTGATTGTGACAAGCATAGTAAAAGTAATGAACGTAAAGGCAAGTCTTCTTAGACTTATAAATAAAAAGTCAGGAACTCTTGACGTAGCTGCACACTATGGTTTAAGTAAGGAGTATGTCAATAAAGGTTCGGTTGTAATTGATAAGAGCATTGAGGATGCCCTCTCCGGTAAACAAGTCTCTGTTTACGATATAACCTTTGATGAGGATTCAAAGTACCATAAGGAGGCTAAAAAAGAGGGAATCAGCAGTATTTTATCAATCCCGCTGAGATTCAAAGATGAGATCATAGGGGTACTCAGGATGTACACGGCAGAGCCTCGTGACTATGTCGAGGAGGACAGGAAATTTCTCATGGCTATTGCCGAACAGGCTGCTATAGTCATTATGAATGCCAAAGAGTATGAAACTATGGTCACAAGAGAAAAGGAATATCTGAGGCTGTTCAGGGAGATTTCAAAGGCGGTAAGTTCCTCACTTAAACTTGAGGAGGTTCTGAATAGTATAGTATTTAAGATAGCTGAGGCTTTCAGGGTTAAGGCTGTTACAATAAAGCTGATTGATGAAATAACAAAGAAATTCACTGTTGTGGCCTCATGCGGACTGAAAGAGAGATTTTTTGCAAACACTCCTCTGAAAGATATGAACATATCTCAGGCATTAAGATACCTGTATCTTGAGAATCCGGCATTACCCTTTCCTCACGAAAAGGACATAAGAATATTGCAGGAGCTTAATCTGTCCCCGGTTGCCATTTATGATGCAACAACGGACAGCCGGGTTCTAAATAAAAAGGACATCATAGAAGAGGGCATTAAGAGCATATTGACTGTTCCGATTCAGGTAAGAGATAAATTAATTGGCGTGCTAACCATATATACCGGGTGGTATAAAAACTTCACCCAGGAGGAGACCGATTTTTCATCTTTTCTGGCTGAACAGTGCGGGATTGCAATAGAAAATGCAAGAATGTACGAAAAGAAGTACAAAGAGGTAACCTATTTAAAAACAATACAGGAAATTACCAAGCTGATGAGTAAGCATAAGGACCCCAACGAGATTATGGATTTAATAGTGAAGAAACTTCCTGAGGTGATGAATACAAAGGCTGCCACTATAAGGTTAATAGATCCGGAGACGAATAAGTTAAAACTTATGGCATCCTCAGGGCTAAGCACCCAGTACCTTAGCCGCGGAGACGTTGAGGGCGAGGAAAATATAAAGGCGGCTCTTAAGGGCGAACCTGTTGCCATCTATGACGTAGGCAAGGACCCGCGTGTGGTGTATCACAAGGAGGCCGAGGAGGAGGGCATAAAGAGCCTGCTTGCAGTCCCCTTGATGTCGTATAACAACAACACTATCGGAGTGTTACGGCTTTTAACCACGCAGCACAGGGACTTTACTAAAGATGAAATAGACTTTGCAATGGCGCTTTGTGAAGAGGTCTCCATTGCATTAGAGAATGCCTTGTTGCTAAAACAACTTTCTCAATCGAAATAG
- a CDS encoding phosphoribosylaminoimidazolesuccinocarboxamide synthase, with translation MSVVRETDFSDLKLLRRGKVRDIYEIGQYLLFIATDRLSAFDVVLPDCIPSKGEVLTAISTFWFSFLKDIVGNHLQSTDISEFPEVCHKYNESLKGRALLVKKAVTFPVECIVRGYISGSAWSEYKKSGKVCGISLPEGLKESDKLNEPIFTPSTKAEHGHDINISFDEASKLVGASQMEKLKELSLNIYKKASAYALSKGIIIADTKFEFGLFDGETILIDEVLTPDSSRFWPKAKYRSGGPQESFDKQIVRDYLLTLSWDKTYPGPVLPPEVIEKTTQKYKEILNILTG, from the coding sequence ATGAGTGTTGTAAGAGAGACCGATTTCAGTGATTTAAAATTGCTCAGAAGGGGCAAAGTCAGGGATATATATGAAATTGGACAATACCTCCTGTTTATCGCAACAGACAGGCTATCAGCCTTTGATGTTGTACTGCCTGACTGCATACCCTCTAAAGGAGAGGTGCTTACTGCGATTTCCACTTTTTGGTTTTCGTTTCTAAAGGATATTGTTGGAAACCATCTTCAAAGCACTGATATATCAGAATTTCCAGAGGTTTGCCATAAATACAATGAGAGCTTGAAGGGTAGGGCGCTGCTTGTTAAAAAAGCCGTCACATTTCCGGTTGAGTGTATAGTGAGGGGATATATTTCCGGCTCAGCATGGAGCGAGTACAAAAAAAGCGGTAAAGTTTGCGGAATCAGTCTGCCTGAGGGGCTTAAAGAGTCTGATAAACTTAACGAACCGATTTTTACTCCCAGCACAAAAGCTGAACACGGCCACGACATTAATATATCGTTTGATGAGGCATCTAAGCTTGTCGGAGCAAGCCAAATGGAAAAACTCAAAGAGCTTAGTTTAAATATTTATAAAAAAGCTTCAGCCTATGCTTTGTCAAAAGGAATCATAATAGCTGATACCAAGTTTGAGTTCGGTTTATTTGACGGAGAGACTATTTTGATAGATGAGGTTCTGACTCCTGACTCTTCAAGATTCTGGCCAAAAGCAAAATACCGTAGTGGTGGCCCTCAGGAGAGTTTTGATAAGCAAATAGTGAGAGACTACCTGCTGACTCTCAGTTGGGATAAGACTTACCCAGGCCCTGTGCTACCGCCTGAGGTGATAGAAAAAACAACTCAGAAGTATAAAGAAATACTTAACATTTTAACGGGATAA
- the bioB gene encoding biotin synthase BioB, whose protein sequence is MVTKLKDKVLEGKSLTRNEAVDICSLPNSRLYELMAAASAIRQHHRGDLIDLCSIVNAKSGGCSEDCSFCAQSYESKADIERYPLKSYKQIAAAAISAKKNGARRFCLVTGGKRVQDGELIKLSDMVKSISAEGLLPCATLGLLNEDSLSLLKDSGLNRYHHNIETSERFFPQVCHTHTFKDKVKTIEAAKLTGLSLCSGGIFGLGENWEDRIDMAFFLRDIEADSIPINFLTPVAGTKMADVSPLDPADALKIISLYRFILPQREIRICGGRMQTLGEFNSFIFMAGADGLLIGNYLTTTGRSPVLDTRFIELSGFRYK, encoded by the coding sequence ATGGTTACAAAGTTAAAAGATAAGGTACTTGAGGGTAAAAGCCTGACAAGGAACGAGGCTGTGGATATATGCAGCCTTCCCAACAGCCGCCTTTATGAGCTAATGGCTGCCGCCTCTGCTATCAGACAGCATCACAGGGGTGATTTAATAGACCTGTGCTCGATAGTTAATGCCAAATCCGGCGGGTGTTCTGAGGACTGCTCCTTCTGCGCACAGTCTTATGAGTCTAAGGCCGATATTGAGCGTTATCCGCTTAAAAGCTATAAGCAGATTGCCGCCGCTGCAATAAGCGCCAAAAAAAACGGCGCCAGACGTTTTTGTCTGGTTACTGGCGGTAAAAGAGTGCAGGACGGCGAGTTAATAAAACTCTCCGATATGGTCAAATCCATAAGCGCCGAGGGACTGCTCCCTTGCGCCACTCTGGGGCTTCTTAATGAAGATTCCCTGAGCTTACTAAAAGATTCCGGACTCAACCGCTACCACCACAATATTGAGACATCAGAGCGGTTTTTCCCACAGGTTTGCCACACTCATACTTTTAAAGATAAGGTCAAAACCATCGAAGCCGCTAAATTGACAGGGCTGTCTCTGTGCTCCGGCGGCATATTTGGCCTTGGTGAAAACTGGGAGGATAGAATAGATATGGCTTTTTTTCTGAGAGATATTGAGGCGGACTCAATTCCAATAAATTTTCTCACTCCTGTTGCCGGTACCAAAATGGCAGATGTTTCCCCGCTTGACCCGGCAGATGCGCTAAAAATAATAAGTCTCTACAGATTCATACTGCCCCAGAGGGAAATTCGCATCTGCGGCGGCAGGATGCAAACACTGGGAGAGTTTAATTCCTTCATATTTATGGCAGGCGCCGATGGCCTGCTCATCGGAAATTATTTAACCACCACAGGGCGCTCTCCGGTTCTGGACACAAGGTTTATTGAGCTTTCGGGGTTTAGGTACAAATGA